A genomic window from Bordetella genomosp. 9 includes:
- a CDS encoding MmgE/PrpD family protein, with the protein MLKSNDKGIEEPRTDVPRAPAGHGAHRAPDAGLALRLGRYVAGLDTHAVDEPTREAVWRCLLDALASAGAALDLPAVRAARETALALYGRGAVPMWFTGKPASTAAALFANSAATAALDLDDGYRQARGHPGAAVIPTALALMGEDPRRTVADLVAAIVAGYEVGLRLAMARPAYAPSGAWSGYAVVATAGKMLGLDPAVIAHALAIAAQTAPALPALAGIAGSDVKEGIAAGVAAGWAALRLAMAGYVGPIAVLDDVRLFDPDMALRDLGGTPLIRGTYFKPYGCCRHIHAPLDAWLHLRARHGLEAGDIAGMQVRTYRATFNLSNSPAPRTLVEAQYSVPYCLALCALRGSDALVPLQAMHLGDAGVRDLAARITVVHDAGVEALFPARSPASVTVSLKDGRRLYSPVMDPRGDPATPLGWAELETKFRVATRAGLSPVRQQAVLDAISDLRHGDGAPLARAVGASGVLDVSGGTEQQHCKGDQP; encoded by the coding sequence ATGCTCAAAAGTAATGATAAAGGGATAGAGGAACCCAGAACGGACGTGCCGCGCGCGCCGGCCGGGCACGGCGCCCACCGCGCGCCGGACGCCGGACTGGCCTTGCGGCTGGGGCGTTACGTCGCCGGCCTGGACACCCACGCGGTCGACGAACCCACCAGGGAAGCTGTCTGGCGTTGCTTGCTGGACGCGCTTGCCAGCGCGGGCGCCGCGCTCGACCTGCCCGCGGTACGGGCGGCGCGGGAGACCGCGTTGGCGCTGTACGGTCGCGGCGCGGTGCCCATGTGGTTTACGGGCAAGCCGGCCAGCACGGCCGCCGCCCTGTTCGCCAACAGCGCGGCCACGGCGGCGCTCGACCTGGATGACGGTTATCGGCAGGCGCGGGGGCACCCGGGCGCGGCGGTCATTCCCACGGCGCTCGCCCTGATGGGTGAGGACCCGCGCCGCACCGTCGCGGACCTGGTGGCGGCGATCGTCGCCGGGTATGAGGTAGGCCTGCGCCTGGCCATGGCCCGGCCTGCCTATGCACCCTCGGGCGCGTGGTCGGGCTACGCGGTGGTCGCCACGGCCGGGAAGATGCTGGGTCTCGATCCCGCCGTGATCGCGCATGCGCTGGCGATCGCCGCCCAGACGGCGCCCGCCTTGCCCGCGCTGGCGGGCATTGCCGGCTCCGACGTGAAAGAGGGCATCGCGGCCGGCGTGGCGGCCGGCTGGGCCGCGCTGCGCCTGGCGATGGCGGGATACGTGGGCCCGATCGCGGTCCTGGATGACGTGCGGCTGTTCGATCCCGACATGGCGCTGCGCGACCTGGGCGGCACGCCGCTGATCCGGGGTACCTATTTCAAGCCCTACGGATGTTGCCGCCACATCCACGCGCCGTTGGATGCGTGGCTGCATCTGCGGGCCAGGCACGGCCTGGAGGCCGGAGACATCGCTGGAATGCAGGTCCGCACCTATCGCGCCACGTTCAACCTGTCCAACAGCCCGGCCCCGCGCACGCTGGTGGAAGCCCAGTACAGCGTTCCCTATTGCCTGGCCTTGTGCGCGTTGCGCGGCAGCGATGCCCTGGTCCCGCTGCAAGCAATGCACCTGGGTGACGCCGGGGTACGGGACCTGGCCGCGCGGATCACGGTCGTGCATGACGCCGGGGTGGAAGCGCTCTTTCCCGCCCGCTCGCCGGCCAGCGTCACCGTCAGCCTCAAGGACGGAAGGCGCCTGTATTCGCCCGTGATGGATCCGCGCGGCGACCCCGCCACGCCCCTGGGATGGGCCGAGCTGGAAACCAAGTTCCGCGTGGCCACGCGCGCGGGGCTGTCGCCCGTCCGTCAGCAGGCCGTGCTCGATGCGATCTCGGACCTGCGTCACGGCGACGGCGCGCCCCTGGCGCGCGCGGTGGGCGCATCGGGCGTCCTGGACGTATCGGGCGGGACGGAACAACAACATTGCAAGGGAGATCAGCCATGA
- a CDS encoding ureidoglycolate lyase: MALRHIVVRPEAGETRLAPYGVVFPVTPGDERIPVPLGVDESARGAFTATVVRARACRAAGPLNSVERHPYSVQAFVPLGACRLVVVAAPPGPAPSRLDQLAAIHVPAGWGIAYHPGVWHTGLMGDGMEAALVSMVRRLPDGSDTEFATLPFEIEIDAIAT, translated from the coding sequence ATGGCATTGCGCCACATCGTCGTTCGGCCTGAGGCCGGGGAAACACGCCTGGCGCCTTATGGCGTGGTCTTCCCGGTCACGCCGGGCGATGAACGCATCCCCGTGCCCTTAGGCGTCGACGAATCCGCACGCGGCGCGTTCACCGCCACGGTGGTACGCGCGCGGGCCTGCCGCGCGGCGGGCCCGCTCAACAGCGTGGAGCGCCATCCCTATTCGGTACAAGCCTTCGTTCCCCTGGGCGCCTGCCGGCTGGTGGTGGTCGCGGCGCCGCCGGGCCCCGCGCCGTCCCGGCTGGATCAGTTGGCCGCGATCCACGTGCCGGCCGGATGGGGCATCGCCTATCACCCCGGCGTCTGGCACACCGGGCTGATGGGAGACGGGATGGAAGCCGCACTGGTGTCGATGGTGCGGCGCCTGCCGGACGGCAGCGACACGGAATTCGCCACCCT
- a CDS encoding GlxA family transcriptional regulator, which produces MLALQPVDALDVIGPAEVFTLANLLHDGSPYRFELVSTGSTNEIETESRIGLKAHKTLAEERRSRLPIDTLIVTAGFEPLTGLTDATLRWLQRMAPATRRVCAICVGAFVLAEAGLLDGRRATTHWRMTRQLAERYPRVRVDPEPIWIKDGTFYTSAGISAGIDLALGLVAEDLGDPVALDIAKNLVLFLRRPGGQAQFSLALQSQQGSDSRLEELCAWIGEHLHMDLSTETLADRLATSVRTAIRMFRRELNTTPARYVEDARMEAARRALEMGGHTMEDIARQCGYSSVAVLRKTFLRRLGITPREYAARFMIGQTQT; this is translated from the coding sequence ATGCTCGCCCTGCAACCGGTGGACGCGCTCGACGTCATCGGCCCCGCGGAGGTCTTCACCCTGGCCAACCTGCTGCACGACGGCTCGCCGTATCGATTCGAGTTGGTCAGCACCGGGTCGACGAACGAGATCGAGACGGAGTCGCGCATCGGCCTCAAGGCGCACAAGACACTGGCGGAAGAGCGGCGATCCCGCCTGCCGATCGACACCTTGATCGTGACGGCGGGCTTCGAGCCCTTGACGGGACTGACCGACGCCACGCTGCGCTGGCTGCAACGGATGGCGCCGGCAACGCGGCGGGTGTGCGCCATCTGCGTCGGCGCCTTCGTCCTGGCCGAAGCCGGCCTGCTGGACGGCCGGCGTGCCACCACGCACTGGCGCATGACCCGCCAGCTGGCTGAACGCTATCCGCGCGTCAGGGTCGATCCCGAACCCATCTGGATCAAGGACGGCACTTTCTACACGTCCGCCGGCATCAGCGCCGGCATCGACCTGGCGCTCGGGCTGGTGGCCGAGGATCTGGGAGACCCGGTGGCGCTCGACATCGCGAAAAACCTGGTCCTGTTCCTGCGCCGGCCTGGCGGACAGGCGCAGTTCAGCTTGGCCTTGCAGTCCCAGCAGGGATCGGATTCCCGGCTGGAAGAACTGTGCGCATGGATAGGCGAACACCTGCACATGGATCTCTCCACCGAAACGCTGGCGGACAGGCTGGCCACCAGCGTACGCACGGCGATCAGGATGTTCCGACGCGAGCTGAACACCACGCCCGCCCGGTACGTGGAAGATGCGCGCATGGAAGCCGCCCGCCGGGCGCTCGAAATGGGCGGCCATACGATGGAGGACATCGCCAGGCAATGCGGCTACAGCAGCGTCGCCGTACTGCGCAAGACATTTCTCCGGCGTCTGGGTATCACGCCCAGGGAATATGCGGCGCGGTTTATGATCGGGCAAACCCAGACTTAG
- a CDS encoding IclR family transcriptional regulator: protein MEEAPIDKSLAIMEAVAGSRRPLTVTEIAELTGLSMPTTHRLVVQLTERNVLARHLASKRVMAGARLTRLGIDAVQASLNADQPHALLKSLAMSLGEFAQISMVVDGELVCVDAAAVRRPGGLHLEQGNRGPLHCTSIGKLHLAHMPDDALSAWLRSSTRRKFTSKTLTGETRLRAHFNEIRAQGWASCNEEWNAGVVGCGVRIPLRGSAFIGLCVSAPTARMTYEEMVANVPILRKFAGDIALAFDASA from the coding sequence ATGGAAGAGGCGCCCATCGATAAATCGCTCGCCATCATGGAAGCCGTGGCGGGGTCGCGCCGTCCCCTGACGGTGACCGAGATCGCCGAGCTGACCGGGCTGTCGATGCCGACCACGCACCGGCTGGTGGTCCAGTTGACGGAGCGCAACGTGCTGGCCCGGCACCTGGCTTCCAAGCGGGTAATGGCCGGCGCCCGCCTGACGCGCCTGGGTATCGACGCGGTGCAGGCGTCCTTGAACGCCGACCAGCCCCACGCCTTGTTGAAGTCCCTGGCGATGTCGCTGGGCGAGTTCGCGCAGATCAGCATGGTGGTGGACGGGGAGCTGGTCTGCGTGGACGCCGCCGCGGTGCGCCGGCCCGGCGGCCTGCACCTGGAGCAGGGCAACCGCGGTCCGCTGCACTGCACGTCCATCGGCAAGCTGCACCTGGCGCATATGCCGGACGACGCGCTGTCCGCGTGGCTGCGATCGTCCACCCGGCGCAAGTTCACCAGCAAGACGCTGACCGGCGAGACGCGCCTGCGCGCGCACTTCAACGAGATCCGCGCCCAGGGGTGGGCATCCTGCAACGAGGAATGGAACGCGGGGGTGGTCGGCTGCGGGGTACGCATACCGCTGCGAGGCTCCGCGTTCATCGGGCTGTGCGTGTCCGCGCCGACGGCGCGCATGACTTACGAAGAGATGGTCGCCAACGTTCCCATCCTGCGCAAGTTTGCCGGGGACATCGCCCTGGCCTTCGACGCATCCGCGTGA
- a CDS encoding amidase, with the protein MHALSNHVPISLSRPARRPRGTRRLAAIALLLAGAHTTLWAADMPADKIVAMSLPQLRAALDSGALSAEALVGAYLARIEAGDRGEQGLHAVIALNPDAMAQARAWDARHGQGKSSAPLAGIPFLAKDNYDAAGMPATGGSLALRTSIPATNAFVIQRLLDQGAILLGKTNLSELAASYGWYGYSSVGGQTLNPYSPLRTADGSSSGSAAAVAAKFAPFALGTDTTGSIRAPASVTGTVGMRTTMGLISRSGIIPMSLTSDVAGVITRTVEDQAIVLDAIQGKDDADGATVDVARPLSSLASGLAGAALAGKSIAVVDNFDGGSPDVDAVKRQAVAGLRKAGARIVELRLPKPYATLQPDLLGPIGLAEFRPQFEAYLAKLPAGQPHDLPAFLRALDGPTDRGTKVINPGRYKGLVENLETHTTDSAAYIRMLSVVIPDLKRRLLALMDQGGYDALVFPTIACTAPVVPGKTDPTFVCNSYAYAAGKISSATGFPEITVNAGWAPGNMPVGISFLGRPGDDARVLALAAAFERSHAGMPVAQAK; encoded by the coding sequence ATGCACGCCCTGTCGAATCATGTCCCGATATCCCTGTCACGCCCTGCCCGTCGCCCGCGCGGGACGCGCCGGCTTGCCGCCATCGCGCTATTGCTGGCGGGTGCGCATACGACCCTGTGGGCGGCGGACATGCCCGCGGACAAAATCGTCGCCATGAGCCTGCCGCAATTGCGCGCCGCGCTCGACAGCGGCGCGCTGAGCGCCGAGGCGCTGGTCGGCGCCTACCTGGCGCGCATCGAGGCCGGCGATCGCGGCGAACAAGGACTCCATGCCGTGATCGCGCTCAATCCCGACGCCATGGCCCAGGCAAGGGCGTGGGATGCGCGGCACGGCCAGGGCAAGTCGAGCGCGCCGCTCGCCGGCATCCCATTCCTGGCGAAGGACAACTACGATGCCGCGGGCATGCCCGCGACGGGCGGCTCGCTCGCGTTGCGCACGTCCATTCCGGCCACGAACGCATTCGTGATCCAGCGCTTGCTGGATCAGGGCGCCATCCTGCTGGGCAAGACCAATCTGTCGGAGCTGGCGGCCTCGTATGGCTGGTATGGATACAGCTCGGTGGGCGGGCAGACCTTGAATCCCTACAGCCCCTTGCGCACGGCGGACGGGTCCAGCAGCGGCTCGGCCGCCGCTGTGGCCGCGAAGTTCGCGCCGTTCGCGCTAGGCACCGATACCACCGGATCCATCCGTGCCCCGGCAAGCGTCACGGGGACGGTCGGGATGCGCACGACCATGGGTCTGATCAGCCGCTCGGGCATCATTCCCATGTCGCTCACCTCCGACGTGGCCGGCGTGATCACGCGGACCGTGGAGGATCAGGCCATCGTGCTCGATGCGATCCAGGGCAAGGACGATGCCGATGGCGCGACCGTGGACGTCGCTCGGCCGTTGTCTTCGCTGGCATCGGGCCTGGCCGGCGCGGCGCTGGCCGGCAAGTCGATCGCCGTGGTGGACAACTTCGATGGCGGCAGCCCCGATGTGGACGCGGTCAAGCGCCAGGCCGTCGCCGGGTTGCGGAAGGCGGGCGCCCGTATCGTCGAGCTCCGCCTGCCCAAGCCGTACGCCACGCTGCAACCGGACCTGCTGGGCCCGATCGGGCTCGCTGAATTCCGTCCGCAGTTTGAGGCCTATCTGGCCAAACTACCAGCCGGGCAGCCGCACGACCTGCCGGCGTTCCTGCGCGCGCTCGACGGCCCGACCGACCGGGGAACCAAGGTCATCAATCCTGGCCGCTACAAGGGCCTGGTGGAAAACCTGGAGACCCATACGACCGATTCGGCGGCGTACATCAGGATGTTGAGCGTGGTGATCCCCGACCTGAAGCGGCGCCTGCTCGCCTTGATGGACCAGGGCGGCTACGACGCATTGGTGTTCCCCACCATCGCGTGCACGGCGCCGGTGGTGCCGGGAAAGACCGATCCGACCTTCGTCTGCAACAGCTACGCCTACGCTGCCGGAAAGATCTCGTCGGCGACCGGCTTCCCCGAGATCACGGTTAACGCAGGCTGGGCGCCGGGCAATATGCCCGTCGGTATCTCGTTCCTGGGGCGGCCGGGCGACGACGCGCGGGTGCTGGCCCTGGCCGCCGCATTCGAACGCAGCCATGCGGGAATGCCGGTAGCGCAGGCGAAATAA
- a CDS encoding NmrA family NAD(P)-binding protein encodes MSQAEFLVSGATGRTGGVAIDTLLDMNKRVRAYVRKDGEQAAALRSRGVEIAIGDFADIDAIRTAMQGVRSAYFLHPISPGIVQASAFFAQAAKEAGLQAIVNMSQISARRDSKSNAARDHWISERVFDAWGVPTTHIRPTFFADWLVYPHFAKEIWARKRIEFPFGDGRHAPISTDDQGRVIAHLLAKPAGHEGKTYTLHGPREMNHHEIAAEMSEVLGAKIAYAPLSIPEFRERMEHAYRFHPFMTQHLVEVAQDYQNGIFAGTNDAVERITGQPALSVREFIGQNRQAFA; translated from the coding sequence ATGAGCCAGGCGGAATTTCTCGTGAGCGGCGCGACAGGCCGCACGGGCGGCGTCGCGATCGACACGCTGCTCGACATGAACAAGCGGGTGCGCGCCTACGTGCGCAAGGACGGAGAGCAGGCGGCCGCGCTGCGGAGCAGGGGCGTGGAGATCGCCATCGGCGACTTCGCCGATATCGACGCGATCCGGACCGCCATGCAAGGGGTGCGTTCCGCCTACTTCCTGCATCCGATCAGTCCCGGCATCGTCCAGGCCAGCGCCTTTTTCGCCCAGGCCGCGAAGGAGGCGGGACTGCAGGCGATCGTCAACATGTCGCAGATCTCCGCCCGGCGCGATTCGAAAAGCAATGCGGCCCGGGATCACTGGATTTCAGAGCGGGTGTTCGACGCATGGGGTGTCCCCACCACGCATATCCGGCCGACGTTCTTTGCCGACTGGCTGGTGTACCCGCATTTCGCCAAGGAAATCTGGGCGCGCAAGCGGATCGAATTTCCTTTCGGAGATGGGCGCCACGCGCCGATCAGCACCGACGACCAGGGCCGCGTCATCGCGCACCTGCTGGCCAAGCCGGCCGGCCATGAAGGCAAGACCTACACGCTGCATGGTCCGCGCGAAATGAACCACCACGAAATCGCCGCCGAAATGAGCGAGGTGCTGGGGGCGAAGATAGCGTATGCGCCCTTGTCCATCCCAGAATTTCGCGAGCGTATGGAACATGCCTACCGCTTCCATCCCTTCATGACCCAGCATCTGGTCGAAGTCGCGCAGGACTACCAGAACGGCATTTTCGCCGGGACCAACGACGCGGTGGAACGGATCACCGGCCAGCCGGCCTTGTCCGTGCGGGAGTTCATCGGCCAGAACAGGCAGGCCTTCGCCTGA
- a CDS encoding MFS transporter, protein MAQGIEGVAGVDGGGAYTGSIEDRQVIGKAARRLIPLIMILYVCAYLDRVNISFAALQMNADLGLSNAVYGFGASMFFVSYFLFEVPSNLVLDKVGPRRWIARIMISWGIVSGCMAFVQGETSFYALRFLLGVAEAGFFPGIVMYISYWFPKSYRARFTSIFMMSIPVSGLIGSPISGSILDGMNGVGGLAGWQWMFIVEALPAVVLGIACLWLLTDRPAKATWLAPAERDRLEGMLAHERASLESVRKYKLSEAFTSPGVLLLAGILFCIVFGTTGIAFFLPQIIKSFGFTNTAVGFLSVLPYLGGVCAMYLWARHSDLKREKIRHLGVALVLAAVGFIFTTLMLGNHAAALFGLVVAAAGVYAANTMLWTLPTSLLTGTAAAAAVALINSLANLSGILAPPLLGWSRDVTGGFAATGIIFAAFVVLGALLTWAFWHSELAAGERRPTPKESHGIAPHRRSA, encoded by the coding sequence ATGGCTCAAGGCATTGAAGGCGTGGCCGGCGTGGACGGCGGCGGCGCCTACACCGGTTCGATCGAGGATCGCCAGGTCATCGGAAAGGCGGCGCGCCGCCTGATTCCGCTGATCATGATCCTGTACGTGTGCGCATATCTGGACCGGGTGAACATTTCGTTCGCCGCGTTGCAGATGAATGCGGACCTGGGACTGTCGAATGCGGTCTACGGCTTCGGCGCCAGCATGTTCTTCGTCAGTTATTTCCTGTTCGAAGTGCCCAGCAACCTCGTGCTGGACAAGGTCGGGCCGCGCCGGTGGATCGCCCGCATCATGATCAGCTGGGGCATCGTGTCGGGCTGCATGGCCTTCGTGCAGGGCGAGACCAGCTTCTACGCCCTGCGCTTCCTGCTGGGCGTGGCCGAGGCGGGATTCTTCCCCGGCATCGTGATGTACATCAGCTACTGGTTCCCCAAATCCTACCGGGCGCGCTTTACCAGCATTTTCATGATGTCCATCCCCGTATCCGGCCTGATCGGCAGCCCCATCTCGGGCTCCATCCTGGACGGCATGAACGGCGTCGGCGGCCTGGCCGGCTGGCAATGGATGTTCATCGTGGAAGCCCTGCCGGCGGTGGTGCTGGGCATCGCCTGCCTGTGGCTGCTGACCGATCGCCCGGCCAAGGCCACGTGGCTGGCGCCGGCCGAACGCGACCGGCTGGAAGGCATGCTGGCCCATGAGCGCGCCAGCCTGGAATCCGTGCGCAAGTACAAGCTGTCGGAGGCCTTCACCTCGCCCGGCGTGCTGTTGCTGGCCGGCATCCTGTTCTGCATCGTATTCGGCACGACCGGCATTGCCTTCTTCCTGCCGCAGATCATCAAGAGCTTCGGCTTCACCAATACGGCGGTGGGATTCCTGAGCGTGCTGCCCTACCTGGGCGGGGTCTGCGCCATGTATCTCTGGGCGCGGCACTCCGACCTGAAGCGCGAGAAGATACGCCACCTGGGTGTGGCGCTCGTGCTGGCGGCGGTCGGCTTCATCTTCACCACGCTGATGCTGGGCAATCACGCCGCCGCGCTGTTCGGCCTGGTCGTCGCGGCGGCGGGCGTCTACGCCGCCAACACCATGCTGTGGACCTTGCCGACGTCATTGCTGACCGGCACGGCGGCCGCCGCGGCCGTGGCGCTGATCAATTCGCTGGCGAACCTGAGCGGCATCCTGGCGCCGCCCCTGCTGGGCTGGAGCCGCGACGTAACCGGCGGCTTCGCGGCCACGGGCATCATCTTCGCGGCCTTCGTCGTGCTCGGCGCGCTGCTGACCTGGGCCTTCTGGCACAGCGAGCTGGCCGCCGGCGAGCGCCGCCCCACCCCCAAGGAATCCCATGGCATTGCGCCACATCGTCGTTCGGCCTGA
- a CDS encoding LysR substrate-binding domain-containing protein: MKIDMNMRHIEAFRAVMISGSVVGAARLLNVTQPGVSRTIALLELRLGYALFQRKGRRLVPTSEAEALYREVEHLYVGIERITQVAYDIGHHRAGALRVATLPALAHWFIPKVIASFLKTRPKVRVFVQTLPSTQIAELVATRQFDIGLVELPMSKSGVSVQALPACRIVAVIPARHRLAASDRIALRDLDGERLVLPSPQSYLRYQIDDAFNRQGITPDVIAETPTSPLICGLAAEASGIGLVSAWTPMPQGDPRIVQRPLKERLVSQYACVRADNAVPMALADEFESLIGTQILDLAPEHA, translated from the coding sequence ATGAAGATCGACATGAACATGCGCCATATCGAAGCCTTCCGGGCGGTCATGATCTCCGGGAGCGTCGTGGGCGCGGCCAGGCTGCTGAACGTCACGCAGCCCGGCGTCAGCCGCACCATCGCGTTGCTCGAACTCCGGCTGGGCTATGCGCTGTTCCAGCGCAAGGGGCGCCGGCTCGTGCCGACGTCGGAAGCCGAAGCCCTGTATCGCGAGGTGGAGCATCTGTACGTCGGCATCGAACGGATCACGCAGGTGGCCTACGACATCGGCCACCATCGCGCGGGCGCGCTGCGTGTCGCCACGCTGCCCGCCCTGGCGCACTGGTTCATCCCCAAGGTGATCGCGTCGTTCCTGAAGACGCGCCCCAAGGTACGCGTCTTCGTGCAGACCTTGCCGTCCACGCAGATCGCCGAACTGGTGGCGACACGGCAATTCGATATTGGCCTGGTCGAGCTGCCGATGTCGAAGTCGGGCGTCAGCGTGCAGGCGCTGCCGGCCTGCCGCATCGTCGCGGTCATACCCGCGCGCCACCGGCTGGCCGCCTCGGATCGGATCGCGTTGCGCGACCTGGATGGCGAACGGCTGGTGCTGCCTTCTCCGCAGAGCTATCTGCGCTACCAGATCGACGACGCCTTCAACCGCCAGGGCATCACGCCGGATGTGATCGCGGAGACGCCGACGTCACCGCTGATCTGCGGCCTGGCGGCGGAAGCCTCGGGTATCGGGTTGGTATCGGCCTGGACGCCGATGCCGCAGGGCGACCCGCGTATCGTGCAACGGCCGTTGAAAGAGCGGCTGGTGTCGCAGTACGCCTGCGTGCGCGCGGACAACGCCGTTCCCATGGCATTGGCCGATGAGTTCGAGTCCCTGATCGGCACGCAGATACTGGACCTGGCGCCGGAACATGCGTAG
- a CDS encoding substrate-binding domain-containing protein: MATLTCISSMATKRLLEEAAADFRSQTGISVALESVGGVLAAKRVSDGEPFDVAVLAQDALDALAAAGKVDPSTMTPIALSQVAAAMAETAPAVPFERADDLRALMSYATRIGYSTGPSGVALISLIKAWGLYDALAPKLMQAPPGVPVASLIADGTVQLGLQQRSELLGMPGIRILGDMPPGAEISTVFAGAVCVAAPARTDAASFLAYLASDRTAALKQKIGMAPAPAR; the protein is encoded by the coding sequence ATGGCAACCCTCACCTGCATCTCGTCGATGGCGACGAAACGCCTGCTCGAAGAAGCCGCGGCGGACTTCCGCTCGCAAACGGGAATCAGCGTCGCGCTCGAATCGGTGGGCGGCGTCCTGGCGGCAAAGCGCGTGTCGGATGGCGAGCCCTTCGACGTGGCCGTCCTGGCGCAGGACGCGCTGGACGCCCTGGCGGCCGCCGGCAAGGTCGATCCGTCCACGATGACGCCCATCGCCCTTTCCCAGGTCGCCGCCGCGATGGCGGAAACGGCGCCCGCGGTCCCATTCGAGCGAGCCGACGACCTGCGCGCGCTGATGTCTTACGCGACGCGCATCGGCTATTCGACCGGTCCCAGCGGCGTCGCCCTGATATCCCTGATCAAGGCATGGGGCCTGTACGACGCGCTCGCGCCCAAGCTGATGCAGGCGCCGCCCGGCGTGCCGGTCGCCAGCCTGATCGCCGACGGGACCGTGCAGCTGGGCCTGCAGCAGCGTAGCGAGCTGCTGGGCATGCCCGGCATACGGATCCTGGGCGACATGCCGCCAGGGGCGGAGATCAGCACCGTTTTTGCGGGCGCGGTGTGCGTGGCCGCCCCGGCGCGCACAGATGCGGCGAGCTTCCTGGCCTATCTGGCGTCCGACCGCACCGCCGCGCTGAAGCAAAAGATCGGCATGGCGCCCGCCCCCGCACGCTAG
- a CDS encoding Bug family tripartite tricarboxylate transporter substrate binding protein produces MTITSHPIDRRRRTVLRSAFLLAACAAAGAGVAQDFPVKPIRLIVPAPPGGGTDAMARLLANALADSAKWNVVAENRPGGGGNIGFDQAFRSAPDGYTLALGESSNMIVNEFLYHRTPYDIEKDMQPIALLAKVPLVLIVAANGPYGSVADLAAAGRKTRITFASSGNGTLAHLMGERWKGQAGLDMLHVPYRGAAPALTDLIGGQVDMFFASVPVALPMIKGGKVRALAVTAPHRLGTLPDVPTMAQAGYPGMEASVVFGLVGPAGMPAAVVNEINDQVNKAMQGPAVASQLRVMGIDRPPGTSGGDPASFAALLREERALWAPVVKASGAQVD; encoded by the coding sequence ATGACCATCACGAGCCATCCTATCGATCGCCGGCGCCGCACGGTGCTGCGTTCGGCTTTCCTGTTGGCGGCCTGCGCGGCCGCCGGCGCCGGCGTCGCGCAGGACTTTCCCGTCAAGCCCATCCGGCTGATCGTACCGGCGCCGCCGGGCGGCGGCACGGACGCCATGGCGCGGCTGCTGGCCAATGCCCTGGCGGATTCGGCCAAGTGGAACGTCGTGGCGGAAAACCGTCCCGGCGGGGGTGGGAATATCGGCTTCGACCAGGCCTTCCGTTCGGCGCCGGACGGCTACACGCTGGCCCTGGGCGAGTCCAGCAACATGATCGTCAACGAGTTCCTCTACCACCGCACACCGTACGACATCGAAAAGGACATGCAGCCCATCGCGCTGCTCGCCAAGGTGCCGCTGGTGCTGATCGTCGCCGCCAACGGACCGTATGGCAGCGTCGCGGACCTCGCGGCCGCCGGCCGGAAAACGCGGATCACCTTCGCGTCGTCCGGCAACGGCACCCTGGCGCATCTGATGGGCGAGCGGTGGAAAGGCCAAGCCGGACTGGACATGCTGCACGTGCCGTACCGCGGCGCCGCGCCCGCCCTGACGGACCTGATCGGCGGCCAGGTCGACATGTTCTTCGCATCGGTGCCGGTGGCCTTGCCGATGATCAAGGGCGGCAAGGTGCGCGCCCTGGCTGTGACGGCGCCGCATCGGCTCGGCACCTTGCCGGACGTGCCGACCATGGCGCAGGCGGGTTATCCGGGCATGGAAGCGAGCGTCGTGTTCGGCCTCGTCGGTCCGGCGGGCATGCCTGCCGCGGTCGTCAACGAGATCAACGACCAGGTGAACAAAGCCATGCAGGGCCCGGCGGTCGCCAGCCAGCTGCGGGTCATGGGCATCGATCGCCCGCCGGGCACCTCGGGCGGAGATCCCGCATCCTTCGCCGCGCTGCTGCGGGAGGAGCGCGCCCTGTGGGCACCCGTGGTCAAGGCCTCGGGCGCGCAGGTGGACTGA